GCGCGCAGTGGAAGAGCGGGAGGGCGTGCAGCGAGATGTCGTCCGCGGCGTATTCCCCCTCGAAGATGCAGCTGAAGTACTGCGACATGAGCGCGCGATGCGAGAGCATGGCCCCCTTGGGCTTCGATTCCGTGCCGCTCGTGTAGGGTATCTGCGCAATGTCCTCGGCGCTCACCTCCACGTCGGGCTCGTCGAAGGGCATGGCCGCCATCTCCCGCGGAAGGTCGAAGAATCCTTCCGGTACGGGCGTTCCCGCGAGCGGTATGAAGCCCCACTTCCCGACCGTGGTAAGCGTTGATTTATAGGGCTCGATCACGGGGTAGAGTGCGTCCTCCACAATGAATACTTTCGCCCCGGAGTGATTGACGATGTAGGCGATCTCCTCGCCGTTCAGCATATAGTTAATGGGTACCTGGACCGCCCCGATTTTCGCAAGACCCATGAAGCATATCGGATAGAAATGCGAATTATACGCGTCCAGCGCGACCCGGTCCCCCTTCTTCACGCCGAGGCTCGTCATTAAATTCGCGAACCTGCATATCTCCCTCTCAAGCTCGATGAACGTCAGCTTCACGTCGCGAAACACGATAGCCGTCCTGTCGCCGTGCCTGGATGCCGCTCGCCGCGAAATGTCGCCTATGGTGTCCCTGGACATCCTGTTACTCATATTCGCCTCCGTTAGTTATGAAAACTTTAATGCTTGGTGGAACATTTTTTTTACATGTATCCCGGCACGCAACAATTTATTGTATCGCGTCGGAAAAATATTTCTCAGGACTGTACAGTCCGTATCGCCGGAAGGAAACGGATAAACCGCTAATGAACGCGAATTATAAAAAGACAATGGATATGAATGATGACGGTTTTTCGTGGGAATAGCGCGCCTGAATGGAAAAAATATGGAAGCGCCTAAAATATTCGCGTTAATTCGCGTGCATTCGCGGTCGTCCCTCCGTTGAGAGTCGACCGGAACGCAAGGAATGAAAAAAGGGAAGTAGTGCGGGACTTCGAATGCGGGCCGCTACATGTATTTGGGTTCCTTGTAGGAATACATGTCATGCACGCCGCCCTCTGTCTGCGCGGAGAGGGAGCGCCGCTCGAACCGCAGCTCTCCCGTGTTGAGCCGATCGTGGAGCATCTTCACGCTTCGCGATCCCATGTCCTGGAAGGAATGCTTGAGCCCCTGGATCAGATAGGGGATGAAATCGAAGATGGACCCCTTGTCGACCACCGCGCCGGTGACGCCCTGGGCGACGAGTATCTTCGCCTCTTCCGCGAAGTAGCGTTTCGCACCGCCCTTCTCGAGCGCCTCGAGCGAGGCCATGCCGCGGTAGCGCTTTACGCGCACCCCGTTTTCGTAATAGTACTCGCCGGGAGCCTCTTCGGTTGCCGCGAACATGGACCCCATCATCGCCGCCGATGCGCCGATCGCGAGCGCCTTGGCGATGTGTCCGATAGTCGAGATCCCGCCGTCGGCGATAACCGGCACCCCGTGCCTCCGGGCGAAGCGCGCGGTCCGGTACACCGCCGTCGCCTGAGCGCGCCCGACCGACATCGTGGTCTGGGTGGTACAGATAGAGCCCGGTCCCATCCCGATACGCAGCGCATCGGCGCCCGCCTTGATGAGGTTCTCGCACTGCTCCTCGGTCACCACGTTGCCGCCTATGACCTCGAGCCCGGGAAAACGCTTCTTGATGTATCGGATCATGTCGATCTCGTACACCGAATTCCCCTGCGCGGAATCGATTATCACCGCGTTGACGCCGGCCTGGACCAGGCGCTCGACGCGCTCCCGGGACTCCTCCTTGGTTCCGATCGCCGCGCCCACCATGAGCTGTTTCTGGGAGTCCTTGGACGCGTTTGGGTACTCGCGATTTTTAAGCAGGTCATTCCGGCACATGAACGCGACAAGCCGACCCTCGTCGTCCACTATGGGGAGCTTCCCCTTCTTGGACGCCTTC
The DNA window shown above is from Spirochaetota bacterium and carries:
- the guaB gene encoding IMP dehydrogenase — its product is MARKDGFSAEELFSSDQGLTYNDIIILPGYIDFAPDDVELDSPLTRAITLKRPIISSPMDTVTESKMAISLALLGGIGIIHYNNTIDEQVAQVKKVKRFENGFITDPVVLSPEHTIADVDSIKERHGFSGIPITEDGKLYSKLVGVVTNRDMDFESDRTRKLREVMTREVMTAKKGISLVQANEILKASKKGKLPIVDDEGRLVAFMCRNDLLKNREYPNASKDSQKQLMVGAAIGTKEESRERVERLVQAGVNAVIIDSAQGNSVYEIDMIRYIKKRFPGLEVIGGNVVTEEQCENLIKAGADALRIGMGPGSICTTQTTMSVGRAQATAVYRTARFARRHGVPVIADGGISTIGHIAKALAIGASAAMMGSMFAATEEAPGEYYYENGVRVKRYRGMASLEALEKGGAKRYFAEEAKILVAQGVTGAVVDKGSIFDFIPYLIQGLKHSFQDMGSRSVKMLHDRLNTGELRFERRSLSAQTEGGVHDMYSYKEPKYM